Within Styela clava chromosome 8, kaStyClav1.hap1.2, whole genome shotgun sequence, the genomic segment CTTTGCATATaacattttcgaaaaaaattacAGTTTTTATATTCCGGCTATGACCATTATTACCATGGCGCAAAGTTTTAGAAAAAACGTGGCGTATAAAACcggtaaaacatttttaaaagtatttgCAATCACTGCTTTCGTTTCTAAATGCACACTAAAATAAAGAACACATTGTCCTGTTGTCAACTTTTATCTTCGACTATGCGTCGAATTTTACTATTGTATTATAGTGTTATTGAACCTTTATTACAAACTAAATCATTGTTagctcaataaaaaaaatttctgatttctgcttcaaaatttattaactAATATTGAAGCACTTCTTTGACGGATTCTTTCTTTTACACTTGGAAACTCTATTTGCCTGTTTCCTTCCTAAAAACGACATTTAATTTAACTGATGTAGTTTCATCGCGTTGATGAACAGCAACAATTCTTgctatagcatatatatatatatatatatatcgactacgcaaatattacaaaacacgcaatattacaaaacttactttcaacacgcggtttgaatgaatgaaaaagctttaaactagtattctttagaacagcatacaaattctatggaatgaaatcatacacaagaGCTCGTCAAAAAcatatagctcaataatcaagtgcgCAAAactgtgcgcgttactacgtacaaccgaagcacgcaggaatatatatatatatatatatatatatatatttatttatagtgaATATACGTATACTTATATTTTAGTCTTCCAAGATTCGAAAGTAGCCGAATGACATTAACAGCAACAATTCTACTTTCAGAAATGTCTTAGCGTATTAAACCAAGCCTAGAAATTACGAAGTTCAGACCCTTTCTtcaaaaaaattcgaaaacttAGCTAACTACTTGCCTTTATACAATCGATATCAAACTATACTGATATGCATTCGTCGCCTCGCTTATGTGCCTAAAAATTTACCGCAATCGGATATATATAGAATCATACGAGTAGTAAATGTCGCGACGTAGTTTCAGATCTTAATCGGATTGGCGGTTAAGCGTTGCGTTCAATATTTGATAAACAATGACATCACGGAATTAATTTTAGtgtattgcaatattttatttttaacaaattgaCAATAACTTCAAAATTTAAACTTACATATGTAATTAAATTCATCGTAAAAAAAGTAATGCAAGCTTGGCTTGTTGCCCGTGGATGCGAAATTATGCACGTGTAATTGTCCCGAGTACAAATGTATGTTGgtgcaaaaataatgaaaccaCACAATTATGTTCCTGTAGCGTTTCGTCTGAACTTGGTCATACTTCCTCAGACATATATTATTCAACtacaacaaaaaagaaaatattttgttttggggGATATTTTGTACTAATCACCcgccaaaaaataaaacaccGCCGCCAGCATtcaaatgagaaaaataattattatccaGTTAGATTCGGGAATGCATACTCCGCTGTGAATTCaagttttcaaatcatttctgaCCCCAACATTAACTTTAACTATACAATTACTAATATTCGAAGTTTAAAATATGGCGTGTGCGTCTTTTTTTAAATCTCACTTTTTTTGTATAAGTGGTAGAGGTTTTGTTTTTGTCGCTGGATAtctattaagttttattaaataaCGAAAATCTAACTAACTTTCTTTCATAGTTGAATGCGAGTATGGAACTAGTTTATCGTGTCACATTCTTAAAACCTACATTGGTTGTTCAAAAATGCGATTGGGAAATGTTCTTTCATAGCGATGTATCATGAAATTAATTTAATCCACTATTTATTCTATGAATATATCTGCATACCTATTGTATaattcagggtggtccaaggtagggctgggcattttcgaatatcttgtgatttcagaatcgaatcgaataatatttttcgaatcgaatcgaatctcgaatacttgaaaatatataattgtaagcgactttattatagtaattggtcctctcaacaaatgaattaccgaagacatagaataaatcacccagatagattactgagcgttcacacagaataacaaacacgttttatcaataactcactacagaaaatagtcatatgttagaatttcgttgaaaaaatatgactccaataaaaaaaattggggaattcacctcgacaaTTAGCGGAAAGAtgaaaacaagatggcggctaTTCGAAATTTAGCaatgaaccgattcgaataattcactattcgattcgattcgaatattcgattcgaaatgcccagccctagtccaaggttgcgagattCAAAAACCGCAAAATTTTCGAGAAGGCCTCGCAGTCGAAGAAACCTGAAACTTATCAAAGTTCTGCAAGTTCAGTTACTTTAAATGCATTGAAGAATGATAGTTTTTGCTTTCCAATGAACCTATGGTTATGATGCATCTGTGGCGTTTTTATTCTTTGTATTTTAAGAAAGTTATATACAGCACAAACGAATCAACAATTGTTTCTTGCTACTGGTTACTGCTTTCGATCACAACTGCCCCATGGTTCACGCTTGAAAATAGGGGTGTGTTCGTACTGAAATAAAGGTACCGAACTTCTCTCCAGATGAAAAGTTACTTGACGCGAGTTTACGGTGCGCAGTTGAAATAAAAAGCGCGACTCAGCTCAACGGCCGGGCCCTGTCTACACAAGACAACACACACGCTTCCATTTCTTCCTCGGGATTGTGGTGGTTTGAAGATAGCAGGTGAAAGTACAGCGCGTGATCGGTTTGGTGTTCATGACCTTTCTATATCATGCCATGACGAAGTTCTCTAAtcagaaattcgaaacgtcggtaAATGAAATCGTTTTGCTGACACCGGCTGTGCTTTATTCATCAACGATAATCGATATaaatatacctggtggcaatcatgcgctATTTAAGGTTCTAACTTTGTCTGCGATGCTTCCGCACTGCCGATATCTATTATATCACCTTTTATGTATACTATGTCGCATGCAATATTATCTGGTTTTATGTAAATGAATAAAACGGAATTCAAAATAAAGCTGAGTCACAGGTTTCAGCGTTTTTAGGTCAGTACAAATTTTGGTGAATATTTGCCAAGCAGTAAAATTGGTGACGCGTTTCCAATTAACTTGGATAGCCAATCTGACACCACGACCGTAACAATTTACGAGTCCAACGAAATGATGCATTTTTACACTTTTGTCttaaaaaaatgttaacaaCCTATGTGTCCACTCATTGTTTAAACAATTCGGGAAACGTTTTCAGCTTTCTACTTGTTCAATTAATTTCAGGCCTTGTGTTCTCATGGGATAAATAATCCTTATTTCACGACCCTATCAGTGATCAACCTGATCTCTATGAGAACATTAGAAGCAAAAACAGAGATATTATGCAGAAGCCACACGGTATAGTAATATCAACAACAAggagtaatttttttaattaacgcTATGAAAATCTCAATCAACTGATATTcgacaaaatatgattttaaataaaatgtttgaagaactgaaaaatttcaaaaaaaagtattaatcATTTCTACGTTTGGATAATGCGAGATGCAGTTTAAAAAGTTAcccattttattatatatttttatatctgtGATAGCCGATCGTATAAACTTCATTTAAGATTCAatgacttatatttttattataataaagaaaaaatacagCCACGTAGATGTTTAATTAGATCAGGATCTCACAAATAACTCCATGCTGCTCCCAGGTAGGATCATCATTCTTCATCCCTTTGGGTTGGAAATAACGTCGAGGAAAACATTTGTACGTTCTTTGTACCAGACACCATTTAATAAAGAGAATCTGCCGGTTTGACATCTCGATTCTAAGAAGAAAAGCATCACATAACGTTTATCAGGGGATCGTGCAGGATCACGcatttaatttaatatcaacAGTTACCTATTTCATCAATCCTTGGTCAAATGTAAACGCAAGTTTATTCCAGTCTTACATGTGTTATCATGTAAAACTTCATGTTCATACGCTGGACAAAGATTTGTCCAAATATAGTACAATGCACAATTACTTACTTGCAATGCACAACTACAATTACGCAAGACGATTCTTCGGATCGAAATAGATTGTTAAGTTGTTGAAAAACGACTATAAATCTAGTATAATCTTAAGACACAAGTTCAAATCTTGCTAGCGCTTTGTTACACATGAATTGTTACggtatgtaaaatatatcacATGGATCAGAGACTAGGAACGTAAGAATGACTAATTATACCTTTGTATCAAAAAAGATTAATGTCACCATGgctcataatattttccaaaaaacCTCTAAGTAAATTGATTCGGAGTCAAAAACAggtgaaacgtaaaaaaaatatttcaaatatctcTTGCGAAGTTGTAGCTAAAGAACTAACCCAAGTTTAACTTGCAGTTTtctaaaatgaaataactgtataTGTAGAAATTTATCGAGTAATAAATATTGACCAATCCTTGTTTTGGGCAAGGAGCACCCGGTACCATCAAACAATACTTcatttgtttcaaatcaaaCTAGCCGGATTGAGAAAATGTAATGAAGCGTAATAACACGTAACAGGGCCTGTGTTTAGCATTTTATTGAGATTACGACATACTGTACACTGACCCGAAACTCTTCGTTATTTCATCCAATTTATTTTCCAACTTTTCCAATTCTATTCTAATATTTGTGATatcagaataaaaatgaaagatttttttAGATTCGATTGCATCATACGAAgtagcaaaataaattatttctcgGTAGGTAACTACGCAAAATTCActttcaaacaaaaattaatcaaataagTAAATACAGTAACCATACCAAAATTTCAAGATGCCAAATCAAGCTAGCTAAGGGCAGTACTATTGGACTAGcataaaatcgaatattttttggtaTGTCCATCAATGTCAAAGGTTAGTCTGTCCGAATTACATTGTGCAATCAGACAATCAGGCTTGGTGAACAGTAAAACACTGTTTCATCTTGACGCCAGAATGACGCGATGACGAAGATTAATATGAAAACGATTGAGATTTTCATCTCGAGGTTTCAGTGTAGTTAAGTCAAAACTGGATGAGAAAAGTTCAAGTTGGAATTAAAAAGTTCATTCCGTTATGTCAATGTAAAATACAATTTAAGAGTATTTTACAAGGAATTGTGGTTTTGGCAAACGGGCACAAAGCATGTTTGATCTATTTTGAAAAAACCTTACATAAGACAACGCTATTTGTAGCCACGATAGTAACAATTCAGAATGGGCGTAGTATTTATAACACAAAAAAAGCTTATTTAGAGGCAACATTGCAAATTTATAAGAGATATTGACGCTTTGTAAAGGCGTTCAATCTTAATAAGTGTAGTCGATTCAAGGTTAAGGCATATTCTTTTGAATCGGGCGAAGAAAATCTGAAAAACAATCATTTCAGAATCGGGTTAGGCTTTTTATACAGGGCATAGCTTATCCACTCGAAATATGGCCTCATTAGAAAGgtataacatttttttaacaGCATATCTTTATTCAACATTATAACAGCATATCCTTATAGTAGCACTGAGCCTATATAGATAAAGCGTAGCTTTGTTTAACTGGCATATAAAGTATATTCATAAGTATTCGCAACTCTCCCTGCTTACCTCGCACCTCGCACTATTATACAGAGTATTCCTGGTAATATCTGAAAATTTTCGAGTATGGGCGTATTGGTATTAGCCATAATCTAACAGCCTATATTGCAGTCACCTGGTACTATCCAGCGGTGGTCGCTCCTTCGTCGCTGCCAGCGAGGGGAATTGTAAGAAAAAATTTTGGACAAGGTAAAAAGCGAACGCTCATTTGGTGTTCGATGGAAGAACAATGGTCGTTGCGCTGGACAAATAGCGGAAATTTGTACGGCGCCCTACCCCCGAGTTCCTTTGACCGTTGAGTTGTTTCAATAACACATCATAAACCGGTCACTTCTAACGGAAGTtgagttttatcaattttggtGTCTGTGATCACTCAACCTTGACGACAAGTTTTTGTCGAAAACTTTACCTCAATTACCTTGTATCACCCAAATATGGCATCTCTACTTATTAAAGTTCTCGagatatattataaaattactAGAGCGTGACTGGgggaaaaagaaagaaaaatctATGTTTAAAAATCATTTAAACTATATTTTAAGTCATACTCATCTTTTCAGATTCCTAACAAAACCTCTCAGAGATCTAAAATAAGCCAATGGAGCGTGACTGTGGGGTGAGAGGAAGAAATTCCACTTACAAAggttttaaatcatttttagcCATGGCCATGTTCTCCGATTATTGATAACACCTCTCAGAGAGGAGAGGGAATTATCCAGCTGCCGATGgtgaaatatttgtttaattattcTCTTCAACAACCGAGCATCACTTTTCCCGATATCACATTCCATGTTCTCAGAACCGTCCAAAATCAATAATAcccaagtgggcgtggctttacacacgttttctcaccacttaGGGGGAGAAGGCTCTGCCCCAACCCCCAATACATCTTGGAAAAATttccaatactcgggcaaacgatTTCGCGTTCTGGAAACCGAGCTAAATGGCCTCTAAACGCCAATATCACTCGAGCTTGTCTTGATTGACAGGTAACCAGTTCGGCCCGACATTTTCCTAGGAAACCGTCGTTTCAGGCGAAAACCCTAAATTGCGTTGCTTTTATGCTAAAAATTTACAGCATTTGGATATTTAAGGAAGCAGACGCTTCCTTATTCCTAAACAACAAATACGCAtaaccaaataaattttttctcagcacattagtaaatatttttaaatctgctatatatattgaattaattCTTTTGTGTGAAAAGATTAAAATTTATTAGATTCACACTATATTCGTGAATGCTAATTTTACATATTTCGACAGATTTGcctttatcaaatttttatgaTTAAATACATGTTTTATCACATTATTGGTCGTTTGCAATTCTTCTGTCAGTACTTACTCCACTTGCTGTTGAGGACTCGAGATATTGATTcgagcaaatttgcaactcttctatcagtactcttcacaATTTTAGTTGAGAGCATAGGTCCTTGCTTTGATCAAGTTTGCAACTTTCCTTTCATCtatactctttccacttttagttgagggctcgagtacttgctttgagcaaacttgcaactctccTATCAGAACTCTTTCCAATTTTAAATTAGAGTTGGGCACCTTGCATTGAGCAAGCTCGCAACTCTCATATTAGTACTCTTTTCACTTTTATTCGACGGTccaggaccttgctttgagcaaatttgcaactcaCCTATCAGCAGTCTTTCCACTTCCAGTAAAGGGTTTCATCGTTTTTGGGTCAGTATAAATATTGGTAAATTTTTGCTGTAAAAGTGGCAATGCGTTTTGAATTAACCTGGAATCTTAGATAGACGATCTGACACCATAGACGAAATTATTTTCTGATACAACAATCCACCTATACATTTCGAAACTGTTTGTCTTTTAACGTAATTACCGCACCAAGCAATGAGCCAATCTATATTATGTATCCACTCATTGTTGAAACAATTTGCGATTTGCAACGTTTTCAGCTTTCTGCCCAATCAACCTGATCCCTTTGAGAAACTTGGAAACAACGAAGAAATTACACGGAAACTGAATTTATTTCGAATTAAagtgtttgtaatatttttatctatcAAATTACGCAAATAAAACATTCAACTCTTGAAACCTGAttcatttctaaaattttaGATCAGCGAAacgataaaatttgacaaatcaagcttctgaaaattttaaacgACTTTTATTcgataaaatatgattttaaatagTATGTCAGCAGAACTGAAAAATGAAGAATCATTTTTAACTTGGATAATGTGAAATTCAGTTTAAAAATTCAcccatttttaataaattctattttagCTGTGATTATCTGCATTGATATATAGAAAGACTAATTGTATAAATTTCAGGTTAGGattcaattatttatattttattgatgatagaTCCAGAGTGACGAAATACAACCAATCAAACGTTTCATTAGATCAGAATCTCACAAATAACACCGTTATACTCCCAGGTAGGAGGAGCATTCGCCATCCCTTGATAACGATAATTCGGGTCGGAATCAACAAAAAGGTAAACATTTGTGCGATCTTCATACTTAGTTCCCGATGGTAAGAAATCCGGATGCCATTTGGTGAAGGAATTCGCAGGTGTGACGTCACGAGTCTTCAAAGAAAAATGTCGTTAGATAGAGTCCATTATGCTTGGCATTCAATTTAATATCAACAATTATCTAGTTccattattcaaaatatcatatattattGTTGATCCATGCTTGGTCAAATGTAAACACAAGTATTTATTGTGTCTCATGTGTTATCAGGTAAAACTTCATGCGCTGGACAAATATTTGTACGAGTATATTGCACTACACAATTCCTATATAACTTAACTCTACGCAGTTCGGTGCAAGACAAGTCTTCGGATCGAATTAGATTGTTAGGTTGTTGTAAAACGACTATAAACAACCTCCAATGTAATTTTAAGACACAAGTTTAAATCTCGCTAGCGCTCTGATGCACATGAATTGAAAAAACGCATTGCCAATATTCTTTAAAACTTTGAGAAGATGCATGGACGTTCTGAAAGCATGGAATTGAAAGTGTCAAATTTGGTAGAAATGCAACCCGTTCTGATGAACAATAGAACACCAAAAAATAGCGAAATCGTAACTTCATTTGCCTACGTATTTAAGTATAGTTTTCGAAGGCGCTGCAGTTTCCATTACAGCACTGCAGTATTATAAAGATCAAAGAACTTGACGACATAACAGTAACCGACTAAGCAGCAAGTCAGACAAAGCAAGTGTAAAAATAATGTCAACCTCAAAGAAAAGTTCAAGCAACGCAGGTCAATAGTTTTGCCTAGTGGTAATATACAGGATTGTCCATAAAAATGGGAGAGAACAgcacatttgtatttttcataGAACAGTAGCCAAGTCATAGCAACCAAATTACGTCATTTTTTaccttcaaaatattttactttcttTTCTTCATATGTTTGTATCTATTTTTAATTCGTGATTATACCCCCAGGCTTGCCCACGCAAATGAAAACTCCATGAAAAACATCCCATAGAATGGCACAGGCATAAGTTACTATTGGATGGAATTAGACAGAAAATACGTCCCACAGACAAGTCTGGCAACGCATAttacttaaaatatatgaccACATCATTATTTTGCGTTTTGTTATTGCTCATGTACCATTTTCAGATTCTTGTTACCACGCTGGATTTGCGGCTCAAGTTGTAAACCTGAGGGAAAATGAGTATTgatatcattttcaaatatcgGTGGACATCAACGCCAAGACATTCAGCTAAACTACGAAAAAAGATTGTTGTCATTATGGCCTGCACAGTTGTATATAAAAGACTAACTCAAGTTGTGTCAAACATCTTTGGCCGTGTCCCACCCCAAACTcccattttgaaatttattttgaattttaacaCAAGAATATAATTGACTTAACTATGAGATACTAACCATTGAATCAAAGTGGATTCCAGTCCATATTCTAATCAACACCTCCCCTTTTGGAATATTCCTTCTCAAGTAATTCACAATTGCATTGTATGATTTTTCATCTCGAATCAAACCAATATCTGCGTTGCGTTTTTTACAAATATCATCTGCTTCGTTGTAGTTGACATCAGAGCCAACTTGTATCACAGCAGAATAACAGATCTGTCCAACCTTCAATTTACAGTTTTCTGAAATGTAACAGTTGCATACAGTATTTAAAAGTATATTGagttaataaattttaataaatcctAATTTTAGGCAAGTAGCACTAGTAACAATGTTGTGCTTTAGTATTTCCGAATAAAACTAGCCGACTTAATTAATAAAATGCATTGAATCCTATAACACTTTCTCCTTTTAGATTCAGTTATGCAATATCCTGCAACCAACATTCAGTCACCGGCATCACTCGGCTCCATCGAATAGCGAAATACATTCCGCTTCATTTTATTGCGAATTATTCGTTAAATATCCAAAACCTACAACATATTGGATGATATTTACATTAAACTTTACCTTGAGATGGAGTTGGTTTTAATCTTGTTTCTTTATCGGTTTTATTCGAGAGCTGCTCCTCCGAAACAGCAAGTTTTTGTTCAATCCGGGATATCGCTAAATGTTGATATAAGTGTTAAAGAGCATGGTTTTCCACTTTTCAAAACAACAAATCTGTAGCCAAGTTTCTTCAATCTTTTTTAATCTTTTTCGTTTTTAATTGTTAAGCGTAAGAGTTGAAATTATATTGATTACTATACTTTGTAGCTCATTAtggaatattttattgttctccGTTTTAGATCTGTTTCGGGAAACAAGTTCAGGAAATGTTTAAAACATTTCGAGAATACTAGAACCACAGTATTGAGACATATTTGATATCTTTCACCTTTCTTCATCTTATTGTTGTCTTCTACCaacttttcattcatttcttgcATTTCAACCAAGTCTAAAGATAAAAATATCCAGTAAATCATGATGCAAGTTCGTTGCAGTATTAACAATGTTATTGAGACATGAAAATAAGACGAGAAGACATTAACTCggtttgtttatattattttaataaaacctTTGGGAATTGAAAATCGAAAAAAGATTCAAGATAACTTTGCACTTTGAAAGCTTGAGTAGTATTTAAAGTTGGTGTTGATGACGATGGCAGCGGGAATTTGAAGTTACGTGCAGACTTCAAGTATTcgtcaatcatttattttaacaTCAGCAATTGCAGTGTCACAAGCATCACTCTGATACACCAACCTTTTTTCAACTCTCTGATCTCAACAGACTGTTTCGTGTTTTTTCTCAATagattgtttaatttatttgaatgttCCTCAATTTGGTTGCCAGACTCGGGATTTCctgtttgaaaataaaatcatcTTGCTAGTTTTATTAAATCACGAATGTTATCTTTTGAATTATTACTGATTCTCACTCTGCTTCCCATAACTGTGAATGTTTTTATATTGTCATTAAGAGTCTTTCCAAACTTCGGCTAAATCGAGGTTTAATTCAAGTTTCTTCAATTCGGatttgatattttcaatatttaacgAATATATAAGCGAAATCAAGTTAAATTGAGATAAATGTtttcgaattcacaaaaattacaaataaaccCACTGCTTATATACAAGAGGATTTTATGAACAGAATTTCCTGCACTGACATTTCAAAAAGGTGTATTTTATCAACATCTTTTCtttaacgaaaaaataaattacaaaagtttaaactGTAAGAAAATTTCTATACAATTCGGTGGATTCTGactgatatattttattgtggTTATTGGCAATTGTCTTAAATGATTTATTGGTGCGAGCCTTTGTTTACGATTAGCGATTTTTTCGATTGAATGGTAGTTTTTAATGTACGGAACAAAACGCACAAAATTTAGCAATTACAGGTGTAGGGCAAAAATTTacagtataagagccgcatgcagcaagacagaaatatgtgagagccgcataattttaaaattattaatattagaaCACCTTGAACAGAGAATTTACCCAAAcgtctaataacaataaataaaatcacaAAGTATTTATTGCGATGACATATCTAAAGTACTTGACTTGCGTGTTTCCATTCTATCTGTGAGTTTTTGAAGACTGGACAATGCAGTGCGGGACTGAGACTAACCGCAATCAAGATGCAACGCAACAACCATGTGACCATTGTGACCTAAGATTTGTCGCTTGActgattcaaatttgaaattccacGCTAaaacgattttcatactaaaacataatttgacTCAATCATAAATGAACACTTTTTCAatcgatttttaaatttaaaacaaactgTTGCACTACAGATTCTCTTATAGTTGAATTTGGATAAAATTCtatgttagcgagaagagccgcataaGAACTCTCAAGAGCCGCGCAGTTTGCCCACTGTTGGTATAGTTTTGTATTTGCTGTATCGTAAACACTGACCAGAAATTTCCTTTccaaaattttcgattttttcaTCAAACTTGTTTTCTAATTTGTTCAATCCCATTCTGATGTTTGtgatatctgaaaaaaaaatattaaagatATTTCTAGATTGGAAAACTTCATGAACACACTCcaatcgaaaataaaaaacgaaacACGTCATTTCCGGTCAAGTACTGACTTATAACCTATATTAAAACATTTCATTAATCATTCGTTTAAACCACTCACCCAAATTTCTAGACACGAAATCAAGCCAACCCATAACGCTATTGGACTTGCATGTAATCGGGTATTCTGTGTCATGAATGTCGAAACCTGGTCTGTCCCATCCTACTGCAACCGGATCACATTGTGCAATCTAACAACTGGGTTTGGGAGAGCAGTGAAACACTGTTTCATCTTGACACCAGGATGATGCGACGACGTAGATTAAGATAAAAACGATTGAGAATTTCATCTCAAGATCCCAGTGCAGTTACTTAATAACTGAATGAGGAAAGCTTCAAGTTGGAATTAAGAAGTTCATTCGCTTATGTCAATgagaaatgaaatttcaaagtATTTTACAAGAAATCATGGTTTCTGCAAACGGGCACTTAGCATGTTTGGTTCTATTTTGAACACCCTTACGTTCTTTGCAGCTGAGATAGTAGTGATCCAGAATGAGAGAAGCTAATTTAAAAGcggaattttaaaaacaattttccaGACATGGCTCTTCTGTAGTGCCGTAATGTAAAAAGAGAAAAGGGTATAAATTAAACTATGACGCATAATGCGAGTTATATAAATCGTATCGATTTAAAAACGACTTGTCAGATCTTTGTAGGGACGGTGGAAACCGCTTTTAAACACAGATAAGAAATGACAAACGATACTCCCTTCTAATGGACTTTTTATTGGCATAGCACAgtgtatatatttttaaggCTATACTGTTTCTGCTTATCTCGCACTAATATAgagaaatttttttggtattatCTGGAATTTTCCGAGTATGACCATATAGGTGTTGTAATCtatattacaattttaaaactGATTAACTCATATTAGGACTTCCAGAATTGAACGATATCACGACGTCTCATCACATACAAAGAGTGTACGAATATCACCAGTATAATAAACGGTTCGTTCATTTTAAAACTCTAAAAACCCTGGGAACTATTCTATTGACCAGTTGCCTTCATATAGTCGATATA encodes:
- the LOC120348428 gene encoding uncharacterized protein LOC120348428, encoding MGWLDFVSRNLDITNIRMGLNKLENKFDEKIENFGKEISGNPESGNQIEEHSNKLNNLLRKNTKQSVEIRELKKDLVEMQEMNEKLVEDNNKMKKAISRIEQKLAVSEEQLSNKTDKETRLKPTPSQENCKLKVGQICYSAVIQVGSDVNYNEADDICKKRNADIGLIRDEKSYNAIVNYLRRNIPKGEVLIRIWTGIHFDSMTRDVTPANSFTKWHPDFLPSGTKYEDRTNVYLFVDSDPNYRYQGMANAPPTWEYNGVICEILI